tcattaagtaagtgtaaaacatgacgttaaaatcctaataaataaataaataaataaggagaAATTACTCAAACTGTATCTAAAGAATCACTTGTAAGGACTTGTGTGTGAAAGTTTGAGTCGTTTTGCTCGTGCTTTGATATAAActggtattttattttaaggtaAAGATGTTTGATGAACTATTTGCCCCCCAGCAGACCCCCACAGTGGTGATGGAGGATCTACGTCTGTGCACGGCTGAACACTATAAGAGCATCGGACGCCGTTTCTGCTTTAAGGTGGTTTCACCTACAAGGTGACTTTAGTCCATCATCAGCCATGaaaattcattttaattctttatttatgaCGTATTTATGATAAAGCACGTGTTGTGTACATgtttacacgtgtgtgtgtgtgtgtgtgtgtgtgtgtgtgtgtaggaaatGTGTGTATTACAGGCTGATTCAGAGGAGAGAAGAGCGGCCTGGATCAGAACCATCCAGAACATCGTCGTTAAACCTGACGATAACAGAAGAGACGCCGGGatcagaaccacacagaacatcGAAAGTAAAACTGTTGATAACGGAAGAGACGCCGGGatcagaaccacacagaacatcGTCACTAAAACTGGTGATAACAGAAGAGACGCCCAGatcagaaccacacagaacatcGAAACTAAAACTGGTGATAACAGAAGAGACGCCGGGatcagaaccacacagaacatcGAAAGTAAAACTGTTGATAACGGAAGAGACGCCGGGatcagaaccacacagaacatcGTCACTAAAACTGGTGATAACAGAAGAGACGCCCAGATCAGAACCATCCAGAACATCGTCACTAAAACTGGTGATAACGGAAGAGACGCCCAGATCAGAACCATCCAGAACATCGAAACTAAAACTGGTGAtaacagaagagacgcccggatcagaaccacacagaacatcGAAACTAAAACTGTTGATAACGGAAGAGACGCCGGGatcagaaccacacagaacatcGTCACTAAAACTGGTGAtaacagaagagacgcccggatcagaaccacacagaacatcATGACTAAAACTGGTGAtaacagaagagacgcccggatcagaaccacacagaacatcAAAACTAAAACTGTTGATAACGGAAGAGACGCCGGGatcagaaccacacagaacatcGTCACTAAAACTGGTGATAACAGAAGAGACGCCCAGATCAGAACCATCCAGAACATCGAAACTAAAACTGGTGAtaacagaagagacgcccggatcagaaccacacagaacatcGAAACTAAAACTGTTGATAACGGAAGAGACGCCGGGatcagaaccacacagaacatcGTCACTAAAACTGGTGATAACGGAAGAGACGCCCAGATCAGAACCATCCAGAACATCGAAACTAAAACTGGTGAtaacagaagagacgcccgaatcagaaccacacagaacatcGAAACTAAAACTGGTGATAACGGAAGAGACGCCGGGatcagaaccacacagaacatcAAAACTAAAACTGTTGATAACGGAAGAGACGCCGGGATCAGAACCATCCAGAACATCGAAACTAAAACTGGTGAtaacagaagagacgcccggatcagaaccacacagaacatcGAAACTAAAACTGTTGATAACGGAAGAGACGCCGGGatcagaaccacacagaacatcGTCACTAAAACTGGTGATAACGGAAGAGACGCCCAGATCAGAACCATCCAGAACATCGAAACTAAAACTGGTGAtaacagaagagacgcccggatcagaaccacacagaacatcAAAACTAAAACTGTTGATAACGGAAGAGACGCCGGGatcagaaccacacagaacatcAAAACTAAAACTGTTGATAACGGAAGAGACGCCCGAatcagaaccacacagaacatcGTCACTAAAACTGGTGAtaacagaagagacgcccggatcagaaccacacagaacatcAAAACTAAAACTGTTGATAACGGAAGAGACGCCGGGatcagaaccacacagaacatcGTCACTAAAACTGGTGATAACGGAAGAGACGCCCAGATCAGAACCATCCAGAACATCGAAACTAAAACTGGTGAtaacagaagagacgcccggatcagaaccacacagaacatcGAAACTAAAACTGGTGATAACGGAAGAGACGCCCAGatcagaaccacacagaacatcGTCACTAAAACTGGTGATAACGGAAGAGACGCCCAGATCAGAACCATCCAGAACATCGAAACTAAAACTGGTGATAACAGAAGAGACGCCCAGatcagaaccacacagaacatcGAAACTAAAACTGGTGAtaacagaagagacgcccggatcagaaccacacagaacatcAAAACTAAACCTGACGATAACAGAAGAGACGCCGGGatcagaaccacacagaacatcGAAACTAAAACTGGTGAtaacagaagagacgcccggatcagaaccacacagaacatcAAAACTAAACCTGACGATAACAGAAGAGACGCCGGGatcagaaccacacagaacatcATGACTAAAACTGGTGAtaacagaagagacgcccggatcagaaccacacagaacatcATGACTAAAACTGGTGAtaacagaagagacgcccggatcagaaccacacagaacatcATGACTAAAACTGGTGAtaacagaagagacgcccggatcagaaccacacagaacatcAAAACTAAAACTGGTGAtaacagaagagacgcccggatcagaaccacacagaacatcGAAACTAAAACTGGTGAtaacagaagagacgcccggatcagaaccacacagaacatcGAAACTAAAACTGGTGAtaacagaagagacgcccggatcagaaccacacagaacatcATGACTAAAACTGGTGAtaacagaagagacgcccgGATCAGAACTAAAAgggaaataaatgtaagaaaatgacGTCCCATAATCCAGCGCTCACCTTCTAAACACCGTCATTTCATCTCGTTTGTTCATTTTGTGACGTCGATGGATTTTCcagctttaaaaatattaataataataatgataataagaataataataaaaataataataataatatctcaGTGCACCTCGTCTGTATCGTGTGTTCGACAGGAGCCGGACAGGAAGCCGTCGTCCTCATCATCATCGTCTGGTTAAACTCTGAAGTCCATTTCCATCACATCCCAGTTAAACAAGGTGGTGGATCTAAAAGCAGAGCAGGAAGGATTCAGCAGCTCTGAATCTCGAGGATCTAAACACGCCGAGAGAGACTCGCTACGTCTAAAATCAGTCTCTGGATCCTCAGGTGGGTTCGAGACCCCGGTCGGGCTCTAACGAGAACGCTTTTATTGTTTAATCATCTGTTCCacctttcttcttctttctgaTTAATTCCTGCTCCACCCTAAACCTCGTACCCCTGACCGTCCATTTCTGACCCTGCCTCTGTACAGCTGAGATGAGTCCTGGTGAGATTGTACTCGAACCTGCTGCCGAGGACGATTCCTTCTCCGATGCGTCTCTACTGCACAGTGGTGAGTCCGAAACGTAGAACTCATTTCTAATAAAGATTTActctgtgattgtgtgtaagaTGTAAAGTGATAATACTAACACAGAATACCTCTTTTAAGTCGAGATTGTCGGAGCTGGATGGACGCCACATATCGGAGAAAGCCTGGAGGAGGAACTGAGCACGTTCTCCAGCTACTccatccacacaggtcagccagacgtcttttaagctcacgCGGGACATAACATGACGTGGCGGGTCggatttgagtttgacacaCGTGTTCTATACAGTTGTTCTACATCTGATGTGTTGGAGATCAATTACTAACAGTGATGTAATGACGTTTGTGTAAACAGTAGCTGGTGATAAGAGCAGAACTTCAGTCCGGAGGAGGAGCAGCTCTCCTTCTAAAGTTCTGACCAGATTCACAGCTTTTATAGAACAAATCTTCTCTACTGCTGGTGAGATTGTACTCGAACCCGCTGCCGAGTACGATTCCTTCTCCAATGCGTCTCTACTGCACAGTGGTGAGTACGATACAGCACGACCACTAGAAGCGTTTTTATtcagaatgaaatattaaatgtaatagattGAAGTTTTGAGTGAAGGATCCAGTTCAGGTTTGATGTAGAACTCATTTCTAATAAAGATTTActctgtgattgtgtgtaagaTGTAAAGTGATAATACTAACACAGAATACCTCTTTTAAGTCGAGATTGTCGGAGCTGGATGGACGCCACATATCGGAGAAAGCCTGGAGGAGGAACTGAGTATGTTCTCCAGCTACTccatccacacaggtcagccatacgtcttttaagctcacgCGGGACATAACATGACGTGGCGGGTCggatttgagtttgacacaCGTGTTCTATACAGTTGTTCTACATCTGACGTGTTGGAGATCCGTTACTAACATTGATTTAATGACGTTTGTGTAAACAGTAGCTGGTGATAAGAGCAGAACTTCAGTCCAGAGGAGGAGCAGCTCTCCTTCTAAAGGTCGGTCCAGCCTCACATCTTCTCTACTGCTGCATTAATAACTGAGAATAGTAGACTTTATATCAGATTAAAAACACGCCCTGTTTTACAGAGGACTTTGATAGACGGTACAGGATGGGGGAGCTCCTGGGGAAAGGCGGCTGTGGTTCGGTCTACGCAGGATTCCGGAGGACTGATGGACAAGAGGTGAAATATTTACTCGGCTCTGCTCAGCACGACACCAGAAGTGTTCATCATCACAAGCTGCTCCGTTATATTCCTTTATGATTTTATTCACTTTGTTCTGCGTGTTTAACAGGTCGCTATAAAGATCGTCCTGAAGACGACCTACGACGAATTCATCACCATCGTAAGTGACATGTTTACACTTGTGAAATACTGCAGCATCATCCAGATAAAAAACCAAATACAGACCAAAActaggtgtccataaactttctAACATTAACTAACACACCTTACTGAGTCAGGATCCAGatacagatttacatttacatttacattttcagcatttagcagaagcttttatccaaagcgacttacacagtgagcgaaacacgatgagcaattgagggttaagggccttgctcagggacccaacagtggcaactttgtggtggcggggcttgaaccggcaaaccctctgtttactagtccagtaccttaaccactgagctatcactggccccagatcacatttacattatcagatgcttttatctaaagtgacttacagtacagtgacagtatacagtctgagctattgagggttaggggccttgctcaagggcccaacagtggcaatgtgGCAGTTAtggggcttgaaacagcgacctttcgattactagttcaaAACCTTAAGCACttgactacaactgcccacaatacatctatctgtctgtctgttaagattcaatctatctatctgtctgtctgtctgtctatatctgtctgtctgtctgtctttctatatctatctatctatcatgccACTAGGTCTGTTGATTATTGGTTCCAATCCCACACTAACCACGTCTGCTTCTATTTTAGCCTGGAGAGAAGAACAGCCTCCCAAAAGAGGTGGCGTTAATGCTGATGGCGTCCAGGCCACCTCGCTGTGACCACGTCCTAGAGCTTCTGGAATGGTTCGACACTCCAGAGTGTTACGTCCTGATCCTGGAGCGACCCGCCCTCTGCGTGAACCTCTTCGAGTACCGCAGAGACGACGCCCTTCCTGAACCTCTGGCTCAGATCATCATGCGTCAGGTGGTTTTCGCTGCACGTCACTGCCAGGATCGAGGGGTTCTTCACCGAGACCTCAAGGAGGAGAACCTGCTGGTGTCTTTGGACAGATTAGAAGTGAAGCTCATTGATTTTGGGTGTGGGGACCTGCTCAAGTCGAGCCCCTACAGGAGATTTTCAGGTAATTGTACCTCAGAGGTCAGTAGTTATGAGACACAGATGGAAGCTGTGTGTGACCCTCACTGACCTCTCTCACTTTTACTCAGGCACCATGTTATACGTTCCACCTGAATGGATCAAGCGAGGTAGGTATCATGGCTGCCCTGCAACAGTCTGGAGTCTGGGCATCTTACTGTTCGTTTTAGTGTGTGGAGAGCTGCCCTTCTGGAACGAGAGGGAGATCACTGCTGGACGCCTGAAGTTCAAACCTGGTGTGTCTGAGGGTAAGAAGATGCAGGACGTTCACATTTAAACCCGTGTACACACAGTTGCCATCAGGATTCTGATCTGTACTGCACCCACAGCCTGCCGTCATCTCATCAGGAGGTGCCTGAGCAAGAATCCAAAGAAGCGGCCCAGCCTCGAGAAGATCCTGGAGCACCACTGGTTTCCAGAGAGCCTCAAGAACTACGTAAGTCCAGGTCAGTCAGAAGAGATAGAAACAGACCTCAATGGATTTAGCTAAGAGACTGTATTAGCATGTAGCTCAGATCACGTGTTGTGatgaattattcattattaatgtgtgtttattctACAGGCACCTGTATAGATTTAGCAGACGGATCACAGGTGAGCATATCAGGGTCTGATGTTTGCTTCCATGTAATGTTGGAGGAAGTCAGCAGGACTGGTGGAGATCAGCGATATTTTGTGGATCATCTTGACGAGTCGGTGGACTGAATAATCCAGACGTTTTTCACGCTGCGTTTCATCCGTTTCACCCGTTAGATCTTTATTATCCTGATTATTATCCTGATATCTCATTAACACATGATGGAAATTCATCTCACCTCATTATTTACAGCACCACAGCACAGGTCTGCTACAAGAACCAGATCCAGAGAATTCCAGCTGAGGTTCAGATCATCTCAATTCCTCAGCACCATCAGTGTACCATCAGTACACCATTAGAGTACCATCAGTGAACCATCAGTACACCATTAGAGTACCATCAGCGCACCATCAGTGCACCATCAGTGCACCATCAGTGAACCATCAGTACACCATCAGTGCACCATCAGTGTACCATCAGTGTACCATCAGTGTACCATCAGTGCACCATCAGTGTACCATCAGTGTACCATCAGTGTACCATCAGTGTACCATCAGTGTACCATCAGTGAACCATCAGTGTACCACCAGTACACCACCACACCAGATCAGAAAGGTGAGCGCTGGAGAAAGtcgcttaataaagaattaatctcagaataataatcATCACCTCATTTCAAACATGCTTCTaatctggagactaaactcTTCTTCCTAAAACATGGATTTACCACTAATGATGGATTTGGGTGTATGCTTTGGGTTATTGTCCTATAGAAACGAGTCTAACCTACAGACAGAAGCAACCAGATTTGGGCACCTTGATACCTGGCAGGAAACGGAACATAGCCCTAAACCGTCACTGAGCCGATCAACGATCTACAGTGAGTCTGGAAATGAATTCTGCTCACgtttaacacatttttattctgtttaattGTTATTTAACTGTCAGTTTATTATTCTGTGTTCCTGCTATCTACAGGTCAACAACCTCGTCTGTCCTGTCCAGTCCTGAAGACACTTCGACCTTCTCCGTCTGGTTTATGAGACGAGCTGAAACATAAACCTTaaacaaaatcaataaaatgtctttaaaactgTGAAGTGTGGTGAAGGAATCATTATGTTTTAAGTCGCTATTTTTCTCTAGGACCTAAAAACTGAGATCAGAATGAATCTAAATTCTTCTACTTTAAATCAAGACGTTTTATAAGCTGCTGTTACTGCAGCGCTGCATCACCTGAACCTGAATATAACCAGGAGCTTcgttcaggagtcgggctcggccccttagttccagtgaaaggaactcttaatgcttcagcacaccaagagattctggacaatttcatgctcccaactttgtgggaacagtttggggatggccccttcctgttccaacatgactgcgcaccagtgcacaaagcacaagctccataaagacgtggatgagccagtttggtgtggaagaactcgactggcctgcacagagtcctgacctcaacccgatagatagAACACCTCTGGGATAAATAAGAGCGGAGACTGTAAGCCAgggcttctcgtccaacatcagtgtctgacctcacaaatgcgcttctggaagaatggtctaaaattcccataaacacactcctaaaccttgtggaaagccttcccagaggagttgaagctgttatagctgaaaagggtggtgacatcatattaaaccctgtggattaagaatgggagtcactcaagttcatatgtgtgtgaaggcagacgagcgaatacgtatagagtataatatagtgtataatatagtgtatatatatagtgtataatatagagtataatatagattataatatagtgtataatatagagtataatatagattataatatagtgtatatatatagtgtataatatagagtataatatagattataatatagtgtataatatagagtataatatagattataatatagtgtataatatagtgtatatatatagtgtataatatagagtataatatagactataatatagtgtgtaatatagtgtgtaatatagtgtataatatagtgtataatatagtgtataatatagtgtataatatagagtataatatagtgtataatatagtgtataatatagtgtataatatagtgtatatatatagtgtataatatagagtataatatagagtataatatagattataatatagtgtgtaatatagtgtataatatagtgtgtaatatagtgtataatatagtgtgtaatatagtgtataatatagtgtataatatagagtataatatagtgtataatatagtgtgtaatatagtgtataatatagtgtataatatagtgtgtaatatagtgtataatatagtgtataatatagtgtatcatatagtgtgtaatatagtgtataatatagtgtataatatagagtataatatagtgtataatatagtgtatatatatagtgtataatatagtgtataatatagagtataatatagtgtataatatagagtataatatagtgtataatatagtgtataatatagtgtgtaatatagtgtataatatagtgtataatatagtgtataatatagagtataatatagtgtataatatagtgtataatatagtgtgtaatatagtgtatatatatagtgtataatatagtgtataatatagagtataatatagtgtataatatagagtataatatagtgtataatatagtgtatatatatagtgtataatatagtgtataatatagtgtataatatagagtataatatagtgtataatatagtgtataatatagtgtataatatagtgtgtaatatagagtataatatagtgtataatatagagtataataaagtgtataatatagagtataataaagtgtattatatagtgtataatatagagtataatatagtgtataatatagtgtataatatagtgtgtaatatagagtataatatagtgtataatatagagtataataaagtgtattatatagtgtataatatagagtataatatagtgtataatatagagtataatatagtgtataatatagtgtataatatagtgtataatatagtgtgtaatatagtgtataatatagtgtataatatagagtataatatagtgtataatatagtgtgtaatatagtgtattatatagtgtataatatagagtataatatagtgtataatatagtgtgtaatatagtgtataatatagtgtataatatagagtataatatagtgtataatatagtgtgtaatatagtgtattatatagtgtataatatagagtataatatagtgtataatatagagtataatatagtgtataatatagtgtgtaatatagtgtataatatagtgtgtaatatagagtataatatagtgtataatatagagtataataaagtgtattatatagtgtataatatagtgtataatatagtgtataatatagtgtataatatagtgtgtaatatagagtataatatagtgtataatatagagtataataaagtgtattatatagtgtataatatagagtataatatagtgtataatatagagtataatatagtgtataatatagtgtataatatagtgtataatatagtgtgtaatatagtgtataatatagtgtataatatagagtataatatagtgtataatatagtgtataatatagtgtgtaatatagtgtataatatagtgtatatatatagtgtataatatagtgtataatatagagtataatatagtgtataatatagtgtataatatagtgtgtaatatagtgtataatatagtgtataatatagtgtatcatatagtgtgtaatatagtgtataatatagtgtataatatagagtataatatagtgtataatatagtgtatatatatagtgtataatatagagtataatatagagtataatatagagtataatatagagtataatatagagtataatatactgtagattataatatagtgtgtaatatagtgtatatatatagtgtataatatagagtataatatagagtataatatagagtataatatagagtataatatagagtataatatagagtataatatagagtataatatagagtataatatactgtagattataatatagtgtgtaatatagtgtatatatatagtgtataatatagagtataatatagagtataatatagagtataatatagagtataatatagagtataatatagagtataatatagagtataatatagagtatatatatagtgtataatatagagtataatatagagtataatatagattataatatagtgtatatatatagtgtataatatagagtataatatagagtataatatagagtataatatagtgtatatatatagtgtataatatagagtataatatagagtataatatagagtataatatactgtagattataatatagtgtgtaatatagtgtatatatatagtgtataatatagagtataatatagagtataatatagagtataatatagagtataatatagagtataatatagagtataatatactgtagattataatatagtgtgtaatatagtgtatatatatagtgtataataaagagtataatatagagtataatatagagtataatatagagtataatatagagtataatatagattataatatagtgtatacagtatatatagtgtataatatagagtataatatagagtataatatagtgtataatataatgtataatatagagtataatatagagtataatatagagtataatatagagtataatatagtgtataatatagtgtgtaatatagtgtataatatagtgtataatatagtgtgtaatatagtgtataatataatgagATCAGCAAGCGCTCCTGGACATTAAAtcattaatataaatgtattgagGCGACAGCAGTCCCTCGTGTTCCGATGCACGAAGCAGCAGCCTCTTTGTTTACACTCGTAACGGTGAAGGAGGAAGAAGCACAAAAGAAGCAGACGTGCTGGGATTCTGTGCAGAACTTGAAAAACATGCTTCATCCTCTTCTGAGTTTTTGCTTGCAAATGTTGTGTCACTCATGAATGTCGCTCATGAACAACGATGCTCAGATTCAATCCCAACGGGACATCAGGAACTGCCGTGTGCTGGCTTTCACAGGCACGTGGCTTGGCGCTACGGTTCCAGGCAATGGAGTGAATCTCCTGATGTTGAAGTCCAACCTCAGTTAATTTATCTGTGACCTTCATCCCACCCCAAGCAGATAAAAACTGTGCACTGGACTTTCTGTATGAGACCAGTAATggtctgaagaagtcacttcCCGATGCTGTTTAAGCACAAAACGTTACCATTTCCCACTTAAGCCGAGCAAGTCTCACGCTGGCAAAACCAGTTCTTCAAACCAGGACGATCTACAAATGGCGTGAGGAGGCCAGGTTCACACTTCAGGTCTGCTTCCATTCAACAGATTGGCAGATCTTCCAGCATAAAATCCTAAACAGAAACCCTGGGTCAACACTGAAGTAAGAGCCAAACTCTAAACTCTCAGCATATAAATCTGGAGATCTAGTGGCACACAGGAGAGCCAGGTATGATCCAAGAACCATCAGGTCCACcaatagcgcttttccaccaaaagaaccctggttctggttcttgaaccggttctgttcgggtgTTTGGTAGAGAACCGACCttcgtttccaccagtttttgggaaccaagcctgcgtcatcaatggTGGGCGTTACATATCGAAGgtaaagagtaacatgatggtgtagcgtgtagattatctgtggggatttgtgctgctgttacagatgttggtttttgtgtaaaaagcatggatcagctgttggtgataagaagacgtgacgtgtttgtctcagttgttgttttctttagttcattcaCTCTCACCGTgtaataaccgatttgctcagcgctcgacttgagagataaaacatcattaaagttccatgatacgaacaaacatctgtgctctgtactggttataagtgctctgtactggttataagagctctgtactggttataagagctctgtactggttataagtgctctgtactggttataagtgctctgtgctggttataagtgctctgtactggttataagcgctctgtactggttataagagctctctactggttataagcgctctgtactggttataagagctctgtactggctataagtgctctgtactggttataagtgcctCTGTACTGGTTACAAGTGCTCTGTGCTGGTTATAAGTGCCTCTGTACTGGCTATaaatgctctgtactggttataagagctctgtactggttataagtgctataGTGAGAGTTCtgccagacatgctgagatgagAGCTGACCCTTGGGTGTCTGAAGGAGGGAATAACGGAATCAGTTGAGTATCATTTGCATACAAATGGTAAGAAAAGCCAAGGAATGATGTGACTTTACCATGAAAATGGGTGTAGATTGAAAAAGTAAACagaccaagtacagagccctgtggGACACCAGTTGAAAGATTGcatttttgatgctcatttatttgcaaagcaAGATAGCCAGTATAAATGTAATTGTGAGATTTGTCTGATATAAAAATAGTCAGTATTGCTCCAAATAcagttttaacattacacaataTAAACACGATCATTTATCagaatgtatatttttttatttaaggtaacataaataaaatgagcTAGAATTCTTTACATTGTGTGAATGTATTTACCTTGTTTACCGAGACCGTATGTCAGTAGTAGATCCTCCAGAGTGGTACAGGATGGGGGTGTTTGAGGGCAGAGGTTTTAGGAGTCACGGTTtgccactgagccacagtgagCTGAA
The sequence above is drawn from the Trichomycterus rosablanca isolate fTriRos1 chromosome 9, fTriRos1.hap1, whole genome shotgun sequence genome and encodes:
- the LOC134320173 gene encoding serine/threonine-protein kinase pim-2-like, whose protein sequence is MFSSYSIHTVAGDKSRTSVQRRSSSPSKEDFDRRYRMGELLGKGGCGSVYAGFRRTDGQEVAIKIVLKTTYDEFITIPGEKNSLPKEVALMLMASRPPRCDHVLELLEWFDTPECYVLILERPALCVNLFEYRRDDALPEPLAQIIMRQVVFAARHCQDRGVLHRDLKEENLLVSLDRLEVKLIDFGCGDLLKSSPYRRFSGTMLYVPPEWIKRGRYHGCPATVWSLGILLFVLVCGELPFWNEREITAGRLKFKPGVSEACRHLIRRCLSKNPKKRPSLEKILEHHWFPESLKNYVSPGTCIDLADGSQHHSTGLLQEPDPENSS